The following coding sequences lie in one Nycticebus coucang isolate mNycCou1 chromosome 18, mNycCou1.pri, whole genome shotgun sequence genomic window:
- the LUC7L3 gene encoding luc7-like protein 3 isoform X5, translated as MISAAQLLDELMGRDRNLAPDEKRSNVRWDHESVCKYYLCGFCPAELFTNTRSDLGPCEKIHDENLRKQYEKSSRFMKVGYERDFLRYLQSLLAEVERRIRRGHARLALSQNQQSSGAAGPTGKNEEKIQVLTDKIDVLLQQIEELGSEGKVEEAQGMMKLVEQLKEERELLRSTTSTIESFAAQEKQMEVCEVCGAFLIVGDAQSRVDDHLMGKQHMGYAKIKATVEELKEKLRKRTEEPDRDERLKKEKQEREEREKEREREREERERKRRREEEEREKERARDRERRKRSRSRSRHSSRTSDRRCSRSRDHKRSRSRERRRSRSRDRRRSRSHDRSERKHRSRSRDRRRSKSRDRKSYKHRSKSRDREQDRKSKEKEKRGSDDKKSSVKSSSREKQSEDTNIEPKESDTKNEVNGTSEDIKSEGDTQSN; from the exons GTTTGTAAATATTATCTCTGTGGTTTTTGTCCTGCGGAATTGTTCACAAATACTCGTTCTGATCTTG gCCCATGTGAAAAAATTCATGatgaaaacttaagaaaaca GTATGAGAAGAGTTCTCGTTTTATGAAAGTTGGCTATGAGAGAGATTTTTTGCGATACTTACAGAGCTTACTTGCAGAAGTAGAACGTAGAATCAGACGAGGCCATGCTCGTTTGGCATTATCTCAAAACCAGCAGTCCTCTGGG GCAGCTGGCCCAAcaggcaaaaatgaagaaaaaattcagGTTCTAACAGACAAAATTGATGTGCTTCTGCAGCAG ATTGAAGAATTAGGATCTGAAGGAAAGGTAGAGGAGGCCCAGGGGATGATGAAATTAGTTGAACagttaaaagaagagagagaattgcttaggTCCACAACCTCG ACAATTGAAAGTTTTGCTGcccaagaaaaacaaatggaagtTTGTGAAGTGTGTGGAGCCTTTTTGATAGTAGGAGATGCCCAGTCTCGGGTAGATGACCATTTGATGGGAAAACAACACATGGGCTATGCCAAGATTAAAGCTACTGTAGAAGAATTAAAA gaaaagttaagaaaaagaactgaagaaccTGATCGTGATGAACGTCTAAAAAAAGAGaagcaagaaagagaagaaagagaaaaagagcgggagagagaaagggaagaacgAGAAAGGAAAAGacgaagggaagaggaagaaagagaaaaagaaagggctcgggacagagaaagaagaaagagaagtcgTTCACGAAGTAGGCACTCAAGCCGAACTTCAGACCGAAGATGTAGTCGGTCTCGAGACCACAAAAGGTCACGAAGTAGAGAAAGAAGGCGAAGCAG aagtAGAGATCGACGGAGAAGCAGAAGCCATGACAGATCAGAGAGAAAGCATAGATCTCGAAGTCGAGATCGAAGAAGATCAAAAAGCCGGGATCGAAAGTCATATAAACATAGGAGCAAAAGTCGGGACAGAGAACAAGATAGAAAATCCAAGGAGAAAG AAAAAAGGGGATCTGATGATAAAAAAAGTAGTGTGAAGTCCAGTAGTCGAGAAAAACAGAGTGAAGACACAAACATTGAACCGAAGGAAAGTGACACTAAGAATGAGGTCAATGGGACCAGTGAAGACATTAAATCTGAAGGTGACACTCAGTCCAATTAA
- the ANKRD40CL gene encoding putative ANKRD40 C-terminal-like protein, translated as MEAEQDVREKPAELVLKVRIQNPKENDFIEIELNRQELSYQNLLKVSCGELGINPEQVAKIRKLPNTLLRKDKDIRRLQNFQEVELILMRSGSTELTDHTPSLIEKPCYNSNAAKMTY; from the exons ATGGAAGCTGAACAGGATGTCAGGGAGAAGCCAGCAG AGCTGGTACTTAAAGTCAGAATTCAGAACCCCAAAGAAAATGACTTCATTGAAATTGAACTGAACAGACAAGAGCTGAGTTATCAAAACCTACTGAAAGTAAGTTGCGGCGAACTGGGGATTAACCCAGAGCAAGTGGCGAAGATCAGAAAACTACCAAACACACTGCTCAGAAAG GACAAAGACATTCGAAGACTACAGAACTTTCAGGAAGTGGAACTCATTCTAATGAGAAGTGGAAGCACCGAATTAACAGACCACACGCCATCTCTGATAGAGAAGCCCTGCTACAATAGCAATGCTGCAAAAATGACTTACTAA
- the LUC7L3 gene encoding luc7-like protein 3 isoform X4 produces MKVGYERDFLRYLQSLLAEVERRIRRGHARLALSQNQQSSGAAGPTGKNEEKIQVLTDKIDVLLQQIEELGSEGKVEEAQGMMKLVEQLKEERELLRSTTSTIESFAAQEKQMEVCEVCGAFLIVGDAQSRVDDHLMGKQHMGYAKIKATVEELKEKLRKRTEEPDRDERLKKEKQEREEREKEREREREERERKRRREEEEREKERARDRERRKRSRSRSRHSSRTSDRRCSRSRDHKRSRSRERRRSRSRDRRRSRSHDRSERKHRSRSRDRRRSKSRDRKSYKHRSKSRDREQDRKSKEKEKRGSDDKKSSVKSSSREKQSEDTNIEPKESDTKNEVNGTSEDIKSEVQRKYAQMKMELSRVRRHTKASSEGKDSVVLQNILRYIVLSQLFCSRLVPPLVCLFGSYCHVCNIVAIEKLIILFLGILLSFLFFFLIKRLNCFFFFSFWY; encoded by the exons ATGAAAGTTGGCTATGAGAGAGATTTTTTGCGATACTTACAGAGCTTACTTGCAGAAGTAGAACGTAGAATCAGACGAGGCCATGCTCGTTTGGCATTATCTCAAAACCAGCAGTCCTCTGGG GCAGCTGGCCCAAcaggcaaaaatgaagaaaaaattcagGTTCTAACAGACAAAATTGATGTGCTTCTGCAGCAG ATTGAAGAATTAGGATCTGAAGGAAAGGTAGAGGAGGCCCAGGGGATGATGAAATTAGTTGAACagttaaaagaagagagagaattgcttaggTCCACAACCTCG ACAATTGAAAGTTTTGCTGcccaagaaaaacaaatggaagtTTGTGAAGTGTGTGGAGCCTTTTTGATAGTAGGAGATGCCCAGTCTCGGGTAGATGACCATTTGATGGGAAAACAACACATGGGCTATGCCAAGATTAAAGCTACTGTAGAAGAATTAAAA gaaaagttaagaaaaagaactgaagaaccTGATCGTGATGAACGTCTAAAAAAAGAGaagcaagaaagagaagaaagagaaaaagagcgggagagagaaagggaagaacgAGAAAGGAAAAGacgaagggaagaggaagaaagagaaaaagaaagggctcgggacagagaaagaagaaagagaagtcgTTCACGAAGTAGGCACTCAAGCCGAACTTCAGACCGAAGATGTAGTCGGTCTCGAGACCACAAAAGGTCACGAAGTAGAGAAAGAAGGCGAAGCAG aagtAGAGATCGACGGAGAAGCAGAAGCCATGACAGATCAGAGAGAAAGCATAGATCTCGAAGTCGAGATCGAAGAAGATCAAAAAGCCGGGATCGAAAGTCATATAAACATAGGAGCAAAAGTCGGGACAGAGAACAAGATAGAAAATCCAAGGAGAAAG AAAAAAGGGGATCTGATGATAAAAAAAGTAGTGTGAAGTCCAGTAGTCGAGAAAAACAGAGTGAAGACACAAACATTGAACCGAAGGAAAGTGACACTAAGAATGAGGTCAATGGGACCAGTGAAGACATTAAATCTGAAG TGCAGCGTAAGTATGCACAGATGAAGATGGAACTAAGCCGAGTAAGAAGACATACAAAAGCATCTTCTGAAGGAAAAGACAGTGTAGTCCTGCAAAACATTTTGAGGTACATTGTTTTGTCTCAGCTATTTTGTAGCAGACTCGTGCCCCCATTAGTGTGCCTCTTTGGAAGTTATTGCCACGTTTGTAATATAGTCGCCATTGAAAAGTTAATTATCCTTTTTTTAGGGATTttgctgtcatttctttttttttttttaataaaaaggttgaactgttttttttttttttctttttggtattaa
- the LUC7L3 gene encoding luc7-like protein 3 isoform X2, protein MISAAQLLDELMGRDRNLAPDEKRSNVRWDHESVCKYYLCGFCPAELFTNTRSDLGPCEKIHDENLRKQYEKSSRFMKVGYERDFLRYLQSLLAEVERRIRRGHARLALSQNQQSSGAAGPTGKNEEKIQVLTDKIDVLLQQIEELGSEGKVEEAQGMMKLVEQLKEERELLRSTTSTIESFAAQEKQMEVCEVCGAFLIVGDAQSRVDDHLMGKQHMGYAKIKATVEELKEKLRKRTEEPDRDERLKKEKQEREEREKEREREREERERKRRREEEEREKERARDRERRKRSRSRSRHSSRTSDRRCSRSRDHKRSRSRERRRSRSRDRRRSRSHDRSERKHRSRSRDRRRSKSRDRKSYKHRSKSRDREQDRKSKEKEKRGSDDKKSSVKSSSREKQSEDTNIEPKESDTKNEVNGTSEDIKSEVQRKYAQMKMELSRVRRHTKASSEGKDSVVLQNILRATVGRFLEEY, encoded by the exons GTTTGTAAATATTATCTCTGTGGTTTTTGTCCTGCGGAATTGTTCACAAATACTCGTTCTGATCTTG gCCCATGTGAAAAAATTCATGatgaaaacttaagaaaaca GTATGAGAAGAGTTCTCGTTTTATGAAAGTTGGCTATGAGAGAGATTTTTTGCGATACTTACAGAGCTTACTTGCAGAAGTAGAACGTAGAATCAGACGAGGCCATGCTCGTTTGGCATTATCTCAAAACCAGCAGTCCTCTGGG GCAGCTGGCCCAAcaggcaaaaatgaagaaaaaattcagGTTCTAACAGACAAAATTGATGTGCTTCTGCAGCAG ATTGAAGAATTAGGATCTGAAGGAAAGGTAGAGGAGGCCCAGGGGATGATGAAATTAGTTGAACagttaaaagaagagagagaattgcttaggTCCACAACCTCG ACAATTGAAAGTTTTGCTGcccaagaaaaacaaatggaagtTTGTGAAGTGTGTGGAGCCTTTTTGATAGTAGGAGATGCCCAGTCTCGGGTAGATGACCATTTGATGGGAAAACAACACATGGGCTATGCCAAGATTAAAGCTACTGTAGAAGAATTAAAA gaaaagttaagaaaaagaactgaagaaccTGATCGTGATGAACGTCTAAAAAAAGAGaagcaagaaagagaagaaagagaaaaagagcgggagagagaaagggaagaacgAGAAAGGAAAAGacgaagggaagaggaagaaagagaaaaagaaagggctcgggacagagaaagaagaaagagaagtcgTTCACGAAGTAGGCACTCAAGCCGAACTTCAGACCGAAGATGTAGTCGGTCTCGAGACCACAAAAGGTCACGAAGTAGAGAAAGAAGGCGAAGCAG aagtAGAGATCGACGGAGAAGCAGAAGCCATGACAGATCAGAGAGAAAGCATAGATCTCGAAGTCGAGATCGAAGAAGATCAAAAAGCCGGGATCGAAAGTCATATAAACATAGGAGCAAAAGTCGGGACAGAGAACAAGATAGAAAATCCAAGGAGAAAG AAAAAAGGGGATCTGATGATAAAAAAAGTAGTGTGAAGTCCAGTAGTCGAGAAAAACAGAGTGAAGACACAAACATTGAACCGAAGGAAAGTGACACTAAGAATGAGGTCAATGGGACCAGTGAAGACATTAAATCTGAAG TGCAGCGTAAGTATGCACAGATGAAGATGGAACTAAGCCGAGTAAGAAGACATACAAAAGCATCTTCTGAAGGAAAAGACAGTGTAGTCCTGCAAAACATTTTGAG GGCTACTGTTGGAAGATTTCTGGAAGAATACTGA
- the LUC7L3 gene encoding luc7-like protein 3 isoform X3, whose amino-acid sequence MISAAQLLDELMGRDRNLAPDEKRSNVRWDHESVCKYYLCGFCPAELFTNTRSDLGPCEKIHDENLRKQYEKSSRFMKVGYERDFLRYLQSLLAEVERRIRRGHARLALSQNQQSSGAAGPTGKNEEKIQVLTDKIDVLLQQIEELGSEGKVEEAQGMMKLVEQLKEERELLRSTTSTIESFAAQEKQMEVCEVCGAFLIVGDAQSRVDDHLMGKQHMGYAKIKATVEELKEKLRKRTEEPDRDERLKKEKQEREEREKEREREREERERKRRREEEEREKERARDRERRKRSRSRSRHSSRTSDRRCSRSRDHKRSRSRERRRSRSRDRRRSRSHDRSERKHRSRSRDRRRSKSRDRKSYKHRSKSRDREQDRKSKEKEKRGSDDKKSSVKSSSREKQSEDTNIEPKESDTKNEVNGTSEDIKSEVQRKYAQMKMELSRVRRHTKASSEGKDSVVLQNILSVGVVSGP is encoded by the exons GTTTGTAAATATTATCTCTGTGGTTTTTGTCCTGCGGAATTGTTCACAAATACTCGTTCTGATCTTG gCCCATGTGAAAAAATTCATGatgaaaacttaagaaaaca GTATGAGAAGAGTTCTCGTTTTATGAAAGTTGGCTATGAGAGAGATTTTTTGCGATACTTACAGAGCTTACTTGCAGAAGTAGAACGTAGAATCAGACGAGGCCATGCTCGTTTGGCATTATCTCAAAACCAGCAGTCCTCTGGG GCAGCTGGCCCAAcaggcaaaaatgaagaaaaaattcagGTTCTAACAGACAAAATTGATGTGCTTCTGCAGCAG ATTGAAGAATTAGGATCTGAAGGAAAGGTAGAGGAGGCCCAGGGGATGATGAAATTAGTTGAACagttaaaagaagagagagaattgcttaggTCCACAACCTCG ACAATTGAAAGTTTTGCTGcccaagaaaaacaaatggaagtTTGTGAAGTGTGTGGAGCCTTTTTGATAGTAGGAGATGCCCAGTCTCGGGTAGATGACCATTTGATGGGAAAACAACACATGGGCTATGCCAAGATTAAAGCTACTGTAGAAGAATTAAAA gaaaagttaagaaaaagaactgaagaaccTGATCGTGATGAACGTCTAAAAAAAGAGaagcaagaaagagaagaaagagaaaaagagcgggagagagaaagggaagaacgAGAAAGGAAAAGacgaagggaagaggaagaaagagaaaaagaaagggctcgggacagagaaagaagaaagagaagtcgTTCACGAAGTAGGCACTCAAGCCGAACTTCAGACCGAAGATGTAGTCGGTCTCGAGACCACAAAAGGTCACGAAGTAGAGAAAGAAGGCGAAGCAG aagtAGAGATCGACGGAGAAGCAGAAGCCATGACAGATCAGAGAGAAAGCATAGATCTCGAAGTCGAGATCGAAGAAGATCAAAAAGCCGGGATCGAAAGTCATATAAACATAGGAGCAAAAGTCGGGACAGAGAACAAGATAGAAAATCCAAGGAGAAAG AAAAAAGGGGATCTGATGATAAAAAAAGTAGTGTGAAGTCCAGTAGTCGAGAAAAACAGAGTGAAGACACAAACATTGAACCGAAGGAAAGTGACACTAAGAATGAGGTCAATGGGACCAGTGAAGACATTAAATCTGAAG TGCAGCGTAAGTATGCACAGATGAAGATGGAACTAAGCCGAGTAAGAAGACATACAAAAGCATCTTCTGAAGGAAAAGACAGTGTAGTCCTGCAAAACATTTTGAG CGTTGGTGTTGTGAGCGGCCCATGA
- the LUC7L3 gene encoding luc7-like protein 3 isoform X6, translating into MISAAQLLDELMGRDRNLAPDEKRSNVRWDHESVCKYYLCGFCPAELFTNTRSDLGPCEKIHDENLRKQYEKSSRFMKVGYERDFLRYLQSLLAEVERRIRRGHARLALSQNQQSSGAAGPTGKNEEKIQVLTDKIDVLLQQIEELGSEGKVEEAQGMMKLVEQLKEERELLRSTTSTIESFAAQEKQMEVCEVCGAFLIVGDAQSRVDDHLMGKQHMGYAKIKATVEELKEKLRKRTEEPDRDERLKKEKQEREEREKEREREREERERKRRREEEEREKERARDRERRKRSRSRSRHSSRTSDRRCSRSRDHKRSRSRERRRSRSRDRRRSRSHDRSERKHRSRSRDRRRSKSRDRKSYKHRSKSRDREQDRKSKEKGQKIRLLD; encoded by the exons GTTTGTAAATATTATCTCTGTGGTTTTTGTCCTGCGGAATTGTTCACAAATACTCGTTCTGATCTTG gCCCATGTGAAAAAATTCATGatgaaaacttaagaaaaca GTATGAGAAGAGTTCTCGTTTTATGAAAGTTGGCTATGAGAGAGATTTTTTGCGATACTTACAGAGCTTACTTGCAGAAGTAGAACGTAGAATCAGACGAGGCCATGCTCGTTTGGCATTATCTCAAAACCAGCAGTCCTCTGGG GCAGCTGGCCCAAcaggcaaaaatgaagaaaaaattcagGTTCTAACAGACAAAATTGATGTGCTTCTGCAGCAG ATTGAAGAATTAGGATCTGAAGGAAAGGTAGAGGAGGCCCAGGGGATGATGAAATTAGTTGAACagttaaaagaagagagagaattgcttaggTCCACAACCTCG ACAATTGAAAGTTTTGCTGcccaagaaaaacaaatggaagtTTGTGAAGTGTGTGGAGCCTTTTTGATAGTAGGAGATGCCCAGTCTCGGGTAGATGACCATTTGATGGGAAAACAACACATGGGCTATGCCAAGATTAAAGCTACTGTAGAAGAATTAAAA gaaaagttaagaaaaagaactgaagaaccTGATCGTGATGAACGTCTAAAAAAAGAGaagcaagaaagagaagaaagagaaaaagagcgggagagagaaagggaagaacgAGAAAGGAAAAGacgaagggaagaggaagaaagagaaaaagaaagggctcgggacagagaaagaagaaagagaagtcgTTCACGAAGTAGGCACTCAAGCCGAACTTCAGACCGAAGATGTAGTCGGTCTCGAGACCACAAAAGGTCACGAAGTAGAGAAAGAAGGCGAAGCAG aagtAGAGATCGACGGAGAAGCAGAAGCCATGACAGATCAGAGAGAAAGCATAGATCTCGAAGTCGAGATCGAAGAAGATCAAAAAGCCGGGATCGAAAGTCATATAAACATAGGAGCAAAAGTCGGGACAGAGAACAAGATAGAAAATCCAAGGAGAAAG GGCAGAAGATAAGATTATTGGACTGA
- the LUC7L3 gene encoding luc7-like protein 3 isoform X1, producing the protein MISAAQLLDELMGRDRNLAPDEKRSNVRWDHESVCKYYLCGFCPAELFTNTRSDLGPCEKIHDENLRKQYEKSSRFMKVGYERDFLRYLQSLLAEVERRIRRGHARLALSQNQQSSGAAGPTGKNEEKIQVLTDKIDVLLQQIEELGSEGKVEEAQGMMKLVEQLKEERELLRSTTSTIESFAAQEKQMEVCEVCGAFLIVGDAQSRVDDHLMGKQHMGYAKIKATVEELKEKLRKRTEEPDRDERLKKEKQEREEREKEREREREERERKRRREEEEREKERARDRERRKRSRSRSRHSSRTSDRRCSRSRDHKRSRSRERRRSRSRDRRRSRSHDRSERKHRSRSRDRRRSKSRDRKSYKHRSKSRDREQDRKSKEKEKRGSDDKKSSVKSSSREKQSEDTNIEPKESDTKNEVNGTSEDIKSEVQRKYAQMKMELSRVRRHTKASSEGKDSVVLQNILRYIVLSQLFCSRLVPPLVCLFGSYCHVCNIVAIEKLIILFLGILLSFLFFFLIKRLNCFFFFSFWY; encoded by the exons GTTTGTAAATATTATCTCTGTGGTTTTTGTCCTGCGGAATTGTTCACAAATACTCGTTCTGATCTTG gCCCATGTGAAAAAATTCATGatgaaaacttaagaaaaca GTATGAGAAGAGTTCTCGTTTTATGAAAGTTGGCTATGAGAGAGATTTTTTGCGATACTTACAGAGCTTACTTGCAGAAGTAGAACGTAGAATCAGACGAGGCCATGCTCGTTTGGCATTATCTCAAAACCAGCAGTCCTCTGGG GCAGCTGGCCCAAcaggcaaaaatgaagaaaaaattcagGTTCTAACAGACAAAATTGATGTGCTTCTGCAGCAG ATTGAAGAATTAGGATCTGAAGGAAAGGTAGAGGAGGCCCAGGGGATGATGAAATTAGTTGAACagttaaaagaagagagagaattgcttaggTCCACAACCTCG ACAATTGAAAGTTTTGCTGcccaagaaaaacaaatggaagtTTGTGAAGTGTGTGGAGCCTTTTTGATAGTAGGAGATGCCCAGTCTCGGGTAGATGACCATTTGATGGGAAAACAACACATGGGCTATGCCAAGATTAAAGCTACTGTAGAAGAATTAAAA gaaaagttaagaaaaagaactgaagaaccTGATCGTGATGAACGTCTAAAAAAAGAGaagcaagaaagagaagaaagagaaaaagagcgggagagagaaagggaagaacgAGAAAGGAAAAGacgaagggaagaggaagaaagagaaaaagaaagggctcgggacagagaaagaagaaagagaagtcgTTCACGAAGTAGGCACTCAAGCCGAACTTCAGACCGAAGATGTAGTCGGTCTCGAGACCACAAAAGGTCACGAAGTAGAGAAAGAAGGCGAAGCAG aagtAGAGATCGACGGAGAAGCAGAAGCCATGACAGATCAGAGAGAAAGCATAGATCTCGAAGTCGAGATCGAAGAAGATCAAAAAGCCGGGATCGAAAGTCATATAAACATAGGAGCAAAAGTCGGGACAGAGAACAAGATAGAAAATCCAAGGAGAAAG AAAAAAGGGGATCTGATGATAAAAAAAGTAGTGTGAAGTCCAGTAGTCGAGAAAAACAGAGTGAAGACACAAACATTGAACCGAAGGAAAGTGACACTAAGAATGAGGTCAATGGGACCAGTGAAGACATTAAATCTGAAG TGCAGCGTAAGTATGCACAGATGAAGATGGAACTAAGCCGAGTAAGAAGACATACAAAAGCATCTTCTGAAGGAAAAGACAGTGTAGTCCTGCAAAACATTTTGAGGTACATTGTTTTGTCTCAGCTATTTTGTAGCAGACTCGTGCCCCCATTAGTGTGCCTCTTTGGAAGTTATTGCCACGTTTGTAATATAGTCGCCATTGAAAAGTTAATTATCCTTTTTTTAGGGATTttgctgtcatttctttttttttttttaataaaaaggttgaactgttttttttttttttctttttggtattaa